In the Nitrospinota bacterium genome, GTGGCTTAGATCTCCTTATCAATCTGGTCCCGCCCGATTCTCTGCCCCGGCTGGAGCGGAATCCCGATCTGCGCATTTTGACGCGTCCCGGCTCCTCCTTTTCCTATATCGGCTTTAACCTGGAGGATGAGGTGCTGCGCCACCGGCGGGTGCGGCAGGCCATCGCCCACGCTATTGACCGGCGGGGAATTATCCTCTATATCCTGAGGGGATTAGCCGTCCCCGCCAGGGGCCTCCTGCCGTCTTCTCACTGGGCATTCGAGCCCGAAGTCCACACTTACGCTTATGACCCCGAGGAGGCCCGCCGGCTGCTCGACGAGGCCGGGCTTCCCGACCCGCCGGGGGCGGAGCCCCGCTTCACCATCATCTACAAAACGAGCATGAACGAGGTGCGCCGCCGCATCGGGGAGGTCCTCCAGGCCCAGCTCGCAGAGGTTGGGATCCGGGTGCTTATTAAGAACTTTGAGTGGGGCACTTTCTACGCCGACATCCGTCGGGGCAACTTCCAGATGTATACCCTCACGTGGGTGGGCATCACCGACCCCGACCATTATCACTATATCTTCCATTCCGCGAACATACCCCCCAGGGGCGCCAACCGCAACCGCTACCGCAACCCGGAGATTGACCGGCTGCTGGAGAAAGGCCGAGGCACGATGGAGCCAGAGGCCCGCCGGGCCGTCTACAGCCGCGTTCAGAAAATTCTGGCCGAGGACCTCCCTTACGTGCCATTGTGGCACGCCTCGAACGTGGCCGTAATGCGCAAGGAGCTTAAGGGATTCGTCCTCTACGCGAATCAGGACTTCTCGGGCCTCAAGGGGGCCTACCTCGACCTGAAGTCATCGGCCCCCGCGACTGCCGGCCGATGAGGGGGGCATAGCCGGTGCGCCGCTACGTTCTTCGACGGATTGGCTTACTCGTCCCGGTCGTGCTCGGGGTCGTTACGGTGGTATTCCTCATCGTCCATCTCATTCCCGGCGACCCGGTAGAGATTATGCTGGGCGAGCAGGCCCTGGCGGTCGATAGGGAGGCGCTGCGTCATGAAATGGGCCTGGACAAGCCCATTCATCTGCAGTACGTGGCCTTCCTGAAGGGCCTGGTCCGCGGGGACCTCGGCCAGTCCCTACACACCAAACAGCCGGTGCTTACGAGCATCGCACGCCGCTTGCCCGCGACCATCGAGCTGGCGGCGGCCGCGATGGCAGTCGCCCTGCTGCTTGCGATTCCACTGGGGTTGCTCGCCGCCTACAAGAAGGACTCATTAGTCGATCAGGGCTCGATGGTCTTCGCCCTATTGGGCATCAGCATGCCGAATTTCTGGCTAGGTCCCCTTCTGATTATCGTCTTTTCCTTGAAGCTCGGCTGGTTTCCCGTCTCTGGCCGGGGGAGCCTGGCCCACGTAGTCCTTCCCGCCATCACGTTGGGGACCGCGATGGCCGCCATTCTGACCCGGATGACCCGCGCCAGTATGCTGGATGTCATCCAGAGCGACTACATCACGACGGCGCGAGCCAAAGGAGTTCGCGAAAGCCTGGTGGTGCTCAAGCACGCCTTCCGAAACGCCCTCATTCCCGTGGTGACCATCGTTGGCCTCCAGATCGGCAGCCTGCTGGCCGGAAGCATCATCACAGAGACCATCTTTGCCTGGCCGGGGATAGGCCGGCTCACAATCCAGGCGATCAACGCCCGCGACTACCCCCTCGTGCAAGGCTGCGTGCTTATTATCGCCCTGGGCTACGTGCTGGTCAATTTCGCCACCGACCTCCTTTACGGACTCATAGACCCGAGGATTCGGTATGAATAGCCGCTTAGCCCGGTTCGTACGATCAACCCCCTTGGCCGCCCTGGGGCTCTTGATTCTCCTCGTCCTCGTCGTCGTGGCGATCTTCGCGCCCTATATCTCGCCCTACGACCCGACTGCGATCCGCCTGGCCGAGGGTCTTTCAGGCCCGTCCATCACACACCCCCTGGGCCAGGATAAGCTCGGCCGCGACATCCTGAGCCGCATAATCTACGGCGCCCGCATCTCGCTCTACGTGGGAGTGGCCACGGTCATGCTTTCGGCTTTTGTCGGGACTGTCGTGGGCGCCGTTTCCGGCTACGCCGGCGGAGTTGTGGATGAGGTCGTGATGCGGCTCATCGACATTCTGCTCGCCTTCCCCGGCATCTTGCTCGCCGTAGCCGTGATGGCGATCCTCGGCCCGAGCCTAAATAACATCGTCATCGCCCTGACCGTGTTGGGCTGGGTCGGCTATGCCCGCCTGGTGAGGGGACAGGTCTTGGCGCTCAGGGAGTTTGAGTTCGTCCATGCCGCCCGGGCTCTTGGGGCCGACGCCAGGCGCATCATCGCCCGCCACCTCGTTCCCAACGTCCTGGGGCTGGTCATCGTCCAGGCGACGTTCGGCATGGCGGGGGCCATAGTAGCTGAAGCGGGCCTATCCTTCTTGGGCTTGGGGACCCAGCCGCCGACGCCCTCCTGGGGCAGCATGCTCAACGACGGGCGGGAATTTTTGCTCACGACCCCCCATCTGACCACCTTCCCCGGCCTTGCCATCATGACGGTGGTGCTCGGCCTCAACTTCTTGGGCGACGGGCTGCGGGACATTCTCGACCCAAAGAGCCGGGCGAGATAGTGAGGTATTCAGATCCTACTTAGCCGGAGGTGGCGCCGGGGGGGGCTTGGCCTTTTCCGAGAGAGGGGTCAGGCGGCCGTGAGGCCTGCGGGTCGTCCGTTTAACCCAGGAAATGGCCCACCCTTTGACCTGAATACCGTGGCAGATGCGACATTCCGTAGCTCCCAGGTAGGGCTCTTTCTCATACACGGTGGAGACGAGGACCAGGTGGGGGTCGGCTTTAAAGTCCTTGTGGCTGTGGCAGCTCGTGCAGTAGCCGGTTATGATTTTGTTGTTTTTCTCCGGAGTGAACTTGCCTGAGACCGCCCTCTCGATGGGGGTGCGGGAGCACGCCGTCAATGCCGCAAGGAGCATGACGGCAACGGCCCCCAGAAGGTGTATTGAAAGTGAGGAGCTACGGGGTTTGGTCATGACGATTGTCGAATGATAGGGCGGCTTCGGGGGCATGTCAAGGGTTAGACGACCGCTCTTAGGGGCCGCTCTTCCCTCCCAACCTGCTCCCCTGCACTTTATACACTATCACGGGCAGCTCGGCTGAGGCGAGACCGGGCTGGTAGAAGCGGGCGACCTCCACGAGCGGCAGCTCCGCCGGCTCCGGCCCCCAGGCCCGCCGGTAGACTGTCCGGAAGACCTCCTCCGACGCCACGAGGAATCGCACCCCGTGGCGCTCGCAGTAGCTCCACAGCTTTCGACGCCGAACCCATGGCAAAAGCTGGTTGTTCACCGAGCCGTCCAGGTCGATCGCCGTCCGTCCGCTCACGTAGCTTAAGATGCCCACGTTGAATCCCGCCAGCCGTGTGCCCGGCGGGGTATGTTGGGTCACCCACCGCGCCGCTTGCAGGGAGCTCGTCTGCCAGGGGTAGAGCCCCTCCTGCCAGCTTCGCCAGCCCACCCCGATGTAGAGGACCGCCACGGCCAAGAGCAGGGCGCGGACGGTCGCCCGCCCCCAGGGGCGGTCGGCCAGCAACGCCGCTCCGCACCCGAGGGTGACGGCGGTAAGCAGCACCACCGGAGCGAGTCGCCAGGGCCTCACAGTCCAGAAGACCGCCCCGTGGACGGCCAGGGTTGCCAGCAGCCCCACGGCCAACGGGCCCAGCATGAGAGCGATGGTCCTCGAGCGCTGCGGGTACTGCGTTCTCTGGTCCAACGCCCCGATCCCGACGATCAGCAGGGCCGCGATCGCGAGATACGAGAGCCCCGTGGCCCGAGGAAGGTCGTTAAAGAAGGTCTGGCGGAGGAGGCTTAGCCCCACGGCGGCCCACGGCCCCCACCCCGGGCCCGCCACGGCTTGGAAGTTTTGATGCAGGACGGTGGGCGCCGCCCACACGCTCGCGGTGGCGGCTGGGCCGAAGGTCACCCAATTCCAGGCGGCCCAGGGCGCTACGACCAGGGAAGCGCTGAACGAAATCTTGTAGAGGGCGGCCACTCTCCCCCAGCCCCTATCGACGACGAAGACGGTCCCGAGGAGCGCGACCACAAAGCCGAGGTTGTCGAGGTTCGCCAGCACAGCCGCCCCGGCGGCCAGGCCGAGCAGCCAGCCACCCCCCGGAGGGCGGCGAACCAAGAGCAAGACGCAGGCGATCAGAAAAAGGAGGCCGGCGGCCGTCTCCAGTCCGTTGACGCTCAGGGCGACCGCCATGGGATTCCACCAGTAGGCGACCATCCCCACCAGGGCGGCGGTCCGGTTTCCGAAAGCTACAAGGAAGAGCCGATAGAGAACGAGGGCCGTTAGGCCGTCGAGGAGTACCCCCGCGGTGAGAACGCCGTGCAGGGTAAATGGGCTTTCGGGGCCGAGCAACGTAGTCAGCCCCGCCACCGCGCCCATCCACAGTGGGTGGAAGCCGTTGGTGGGGGCAAGCGTATCGAAGGTCGGCCCCAACCCCTCGACCAGGTGGCGGCCTATTGTGAGGTAATGGAACGCGGCGTCGGGGAGCACCTTGGAGATGAGGATAGGCAGAGGTTTCCAGGCGACGGCTAGCCGGACAAGCAGGCCAAGGACGAAGGCGCCCAGGGCGAGCAAGCGATGTCCGCCGGTAGCTGGAGGAAGCCTCACCGTTTTTGGCTGCGTGCCTTACGCGCCAGGGCCCCCTGGATGGCCAGGACCTTCTCCACAACCGCCTCCGGCGAGACGCCGAGGACGCGGATCATGGGCTCCTTGCCGTGGCCGCCTGTGTCGTAGATGACGTCGGGGACGCTGCCGGCCCGGCCGATGGCCTCTACGGTGCCCCACTCGAGGCTCGCCCCCTCGCGGCGCCTGACGGCAGGTGGCTCGTTAGAGCGGTCGAAGGCCCCGACCGCCAGCTTAACCTTCCGGCAGGCCGCGAGAATTCTCTTCTCGTAGCGGAGATTCATGGCTGCGCGTACGGACGGATCGTGGCCCATGGCCGCCAGTATCACGGCTGCCACGTGCTGGCTCGCCCCAAAGCTCGGCGGGGACACCTCCCGGACGGTCTCGCCCACCCGGTGAATTCTACCGGGGAAGGCGGCCACATCACGGCGGTCCAGCGCCTTCGGCAGGGCGTAACCCAGGTTGGTCTGGACCTCCGGCACCAGGGTGCCGATCCTAGCGGACTTGAGCCGCTCCAGGGCGGAGGTGAGACTATCTATTACGTGGGACCGGTGGAGGGCCTTGTGGATGGTCGCGGCTGGGTCGGCCGGCCCCGTACCGCCTCCGATGGCCAGCCCATGCCGGATGGCCTCGGTGACGAAGCGCTTTGCACGGTTCACCGCCTCGGCGAGCGAGGCCCCACGGGCTAGGTGGGCGGCGGTGGCCGCTGCGAGGATGCAGCCGGTGCCGTGGGTGTTGGGCTGATCGATACGCTCGGAGACGAGCTCCGTCACGGTCCGGCCGTCGAAGAAGATGTCGATGGCGCGGCCCCGCCCGTGGCCGCCTTTGACGAGCACGCTTTTGGGCCCCATCCGCTTGAGGGCCCGGGCCGCCTCGGCCATGTCAGCCATGCTCCGAAGACGCTTTCCCAACAGAACCTCGGCTTCGGGCCTATTTGGCGTGATCACTGTGGCCAGGGGAAAGAGCCTCTCCACCAGGGTCCGGACCGCCTCGGGCATAAGAAGCGAGTCGCCGCTTTTTGCCACCATCACCGGGTCTACCACGAGATTGGGAATCCCGTGCTCGACAGCTTTCTTGGCCACGTGCTCGATTATCTCGACGTTGGAGAGCATTCCCGTCTTTGCGGCGGCCACGGGGAGGTCCGAGCAGATGGCGTCGATCTGGCGGCCGATAATGTAGGCCGGCAGGTCGTAGATGTCGGTTACCCCTCGGGTGTTTTGGGCTGTCACAGAGGTTATAACGCTTGTCCCGAAGACTTCGAGCGCGGTGAAGGTTTTAAGGTCGGCCTGAATTCCCGCTCCGCCACCTGAGTCAGAACCCGCAATTGTAAGCGCAACGGGAATCATTCCGTCCTCCCCTGGTGGGCTCCTTGGAGAGTGTTCGCTACCTTAAGTCTATCACGGGCACGGCCCCTGGGCCATCGGTATTGGGGGGGTCTCCTCCTCCAGGCATTTCCTATGGGGTGTGGGTGATGTGGTTATTACGGAGTGTGGCCTGCGCCCACATTGAGGTTTTATAGAGAGACCCGGTAGCCTTCCCTGGTTAAATAGCCCCATGCCCGATAGCCCTGCCGGGCCCTAGGGCTCAGGCGTCCGGCGGTCACAAACACCCGCCGATGGGTCGGGGGTTGATGCCCGACTTTTCCGACGGCATGGATCGCGCTCTCCGTCTCGGCGTCCCAAAGGACGTAGTCGGAAGGCGCGGCTACGAGCGTCGTTCCGTCGACCGTGTAGGCGACGGGCATCCCAGCAGCGATCCCCAGCCGATGGATTCGGGCTTCCTTGAGATGGTAGGAGGCGAGCATCTCGGCCGTCTTTTGATAGGAGAGGGCCGAGGCCTCGTCGGTGGCGTGCAGGGCGGCCTCGATAACGGCTCCCCGGTTGCCAACACCGCTCAGCTGCTCAAGGGCGCCTACGAGGAAGGTCTGGTGCCGAGGGGAGTATTCCGGGTGATTGATGAAGCGATCGAGGAGCTCCTGCCCAACACCCATCCACTCGAGCTTCTCCTCGTTGATGTCGGCCAGCTCCCCTGGCGACTTGTCCCTCAGGAGCGAGTTCATTGTGGCGCTGAACTTCCCGAGGCTGACCACGATACCCACCGCCCCGGGGATGAAGATGGCCCCGAGATTGACTGTTGCCTGACCCGCCGCCCGCTGGGTAGCGATGCTGTTGAGGAGGTCTTGAATCTGCGGGTTTGAGGAGTATACGTCCACATTTAGCTCATCGGCCACCTTCCTCTTGTGCTTGGCCAGCAAGATCTCCTTCACGAATGAGTCCCGCCGCTTGCTCCGCTTCCTGCCCTTGAAGAGGCGGCCAAGTGCCGCGAACCTCTCTCCAAGCCCCTGTCCGACGGCCTTTACTGTCTCGACCGGATGGACCACAGTTCTCACCAGCGCCTCCCCCGTTGCTTCGATGCGCTCGCCCGCGGCGTTGAGGAACTCGTACTCGTTTTTCAGCTCTACGGCCCGATCGAGTATCGATACCTCGTGGACGCGCACCTTGAGCATCTCAAGCGAGACGACGTCGTATCGTCCGTAGCGGGAACGTAGCGTAAAGTGGTAAAAGTGCCCGTCCGTCGATACCGGGTCGGCGACGGTGTGATACGGGCTTTTGCGGAGGGCCGGGGGAAGGATGTCGGCGGCCCGAAGGACCGGCGGAGCCTCGTAGGCCGGTGTCTCGTCCTGGGCCACGGACGCCGAGACTACCACGAACAAGACCACTCCGGTGGATAGCCACGCCCCCCAGAAGCTCCAACGAGATCGGGCGGAAACGCTGATCAGTTTTCCCTCCAGCAGGAGGCGTTGAGATGGTGTCACGCTTCTCTTTTCGGCGGGATATGGATCGCCATGCCGTGGACGTCGTGGACGGCCTCCATAATGGCTTCGGACAGAGTCGGGTGAGCGTGGGTGAGGTCGCCAAGCTCAGAGGCCGTCATACCGGCGTGCATAGCGACCGCCGCCTCGTGGATGAGGTCGGCTGCGTGGTCGCCAACGATGTGGACGCCAAGAATCTGGTCGGTCTCCTCCTCGGCGATGACCTTCACCTGGCCTACCGTTTCTCCGGCGCACATGGCTTTTCCTAAGGCTCTGATGGGAAAGCGGCCCACCCGGTATGCGAGGCCCCGCTTCTCCGCCTCCTCCTCGGTGATGCCGACCACCCCCACCTCGGGGATGGTGAAGATACCCGCCGGGACAATGTCGTAGTTCATGACCCGGTTTCGGCCCATGGCGTTCTCGGCGGCCACGATGCCCTCGGCCGAGGCTTTGTGGGCGAGCAGCGCCCCGCCAACCACGTCGCCGATGGCGTAGATGGCCTCGGTGGAGCTCTGCATCCGCTCGTTGACCACAATCTCGCCCCCCCCGGTTAAGTCAACCCCGGCGGCTTCGAGCCCAAGCCCGTCGGTGTTGGGGCGCCGTCCGATGGAGACCAGCACCAGGTCGGCCTCGACGGTCTCACCCCCCGCCAGCGTGATTAGCACCACTCCGTCCTCCTGGCGCTCGGCCTTATCCACCTTGGTGCCCGAATGGAGGGCGATCTTGCGCTTCTTAAGCTCTCGCTCGATGAGACGGCTGGTCTCGCCGTCTTCAAAGGGGAGGGCCCTCTCCATCATCTCCACCATGGTGACCCGGCAGCCGAGCTCGTGGTAGAGGAATGCGAACTCGCACCCGACGATTCCGGCGCCGATGATGAGCAGGTGGGAGGGAAGCTCCCTCAGGTTGACGGCCTCGTCGGAGGAGATTATGGATGCGCCGTCGAAGGGGAATGCAGGAATCGAAACCGGGCGGCTGCCGGTGGCGACGATGGTCTTTGCCGCCTCGACGGTCTCGGCGGCCCCGTCGGCGGCGGTCACCTCGATGGCAGTGGAACTCTTAAAGCGGGCCTGACCGTGAAGGTAAGTAACCCCCCGGCTCTTCAGCAGGGTTTGGATGCCCTTGACGAGGGTGGCGACGATCTTGTCTTTCCGGTCGATGAGGCGGCCCATATCGACCCGGGCTTCACCTTCTAATATTATGCCGAACTCAGCCGCCTCCTTTATCTTTTTATAGACCTCGGCCGAGGCGATCATGGCTTTGGTTGGGATGCAGCCCCAGTTGAGGCAAGTCCCGCCTAGCTCGTCCTTGTCGATGAGGACCACGCGGCCTCCTAGCTGGGCCGCACGAATGGCCGCCACGTAGCCCCCGGGCCCGGCGCCGATGATGGCGAGGTCGTAGCTTGCCATGGATCGCTCCGTAGGGAGGGTCTTTAATCCAGTAAACGGGGGAAGGATAACGGGAGGGGCTGGGGGGTGTCAAGCTGGCCTGTTTTTAAAGTCGTTTTATCAATGTCGGTTTGATGGAGAAAAATAGTTGACTATTTTAGACAGGAATGTATAATAGGGGCAGAGTTTTTCGGGATTTTCCATTATTCCCCCTTTTTATGGGAGATTGCGATGGGCCGGAAATGCTTTACAGACGCCTGCGACCTCATCGGAAACACTCCCCTGGTTAAGCTTCGCAGAACCACGGCGAAGGACGGGGCAAACGTCTACGCCAAGCTGGAATTTTACAATCCAGGCGGGAGCGTGAAGGACCGGATTGCCCTGTCGATGGTTGAGGATGCCGAGCGACACGAGCTCCTCCAGCCGGGCTGGACGATCGTTGAGCCGACCAGCGGGAACACGGGAATCGGCCTGGCGATGGTGGGGGCGGTCAAGGGCTATCCCGTCGTGATCGTAATGCCGGAGGATATGACCTTTGAGCGGATCAACATCCTCAAGGCCTTCGGGGTTGAAGTGGTCTTAAGCCCTCCCGAGCAAGCCATGCAGGGAGCCGTGGATGAGGCTGGGCGGCTGCAGGCCGCAAACGAAAACTGGTTCATGCCACAGCAGTTCAACAACAGCGCGAACCCGGAGGTTCACCGACGGACAACGGCGAGAGAGATTCTCCGCTCCTTGGCCAAGGAGCCCATCCACGCCCTTGTAGCCGGCATCGGCACCGGGGGGACCATCACCGGGGTCGGCGAGGTCCTGAAGGGCCGCTATCCCGATCTATTAGTGGTCGGGGTGGAGCCTGCATCGAGCGCCGTCCTTTCGGGCAATAAGCCAGGGATGCACATGATTCAAGGCATCGGGGCGGGATTTATCCCGAAGGTGCTCAACCAACAGATCCTCGATGAGATAATGACCG is a window encoding:
- the cysK gene encoding cysteine synthase A gives rise to the protein MGRKCFTDACDLIGNTPLVKLRRTTAKDGANVYAKLEFYNPGGSVKDRIALSMVEDAERHELLQPGWTIVEPTSGNTGIGLAMVGAVKGYPVVIVMPEDMTFERINILKAFGVEVVLSPPEQAMQGAVDEAGRLQAANENWFMPQQFNNSANPEVHRRTTAREILRSLAKEPIHALVAGIGTGGTITGVGEVLKGRYPDLLVVGVEPASSAVLSGNKPGMHMIQGIGAGFIPKVLNQQILDEIMTVTDEDAYQAAKQVAAEEGLFVGISAGAAYWATQKVAERLGRGATVVTVFPDGGERYLSFERYFSWPEREEVAAEVSADGR
- a CDS encoding ABC transporter permease, with translation MNSRLARFVRSTPLAALGLLILLVLVVVAIFAPYISPYDPTAIRLAEGLSGPSITHPLGQDKLGRDILSRIIYGARISLYVGVATVMLSAFVGTVVGAVSGYAGGVVDEVVMRLIDILLAFPGILLAVAVMAILGPSLNNIVIALTVLGWVGYARLVRGQVLALREFEFVHAARALGADARRIIARHLVPNVLGLVIVQATFGMAGAIVAEAGLSFLGLGTQPPTPSWGSMLNDGREFLLTTPHLTTFPGLAIMTVVLGLNFLGDGLRDILDPKSRAR
- a CDS encoding ABC transporter permease, whose product is MRRYVLRRIGLLVPVVLGVVTVVFLIVHLIPGDPVEIMLGEQALAVDREALRHEMGLDKPIHLQYVAFLKGLVRGDLGQSLHTKQPVLTSIARRLPATIELAAAAMAVALLLAIPLGLLAAYKKDSLVDQGSMVFALLGISMPNFWLGPLLIIVFSLKLGWFPVSGRGSLAHVVLPAITLGTAMAAILTRMTRASMLDVIQSDYITTARAKGVRESLVVLKHAFRNALIPVVTIVGLQIGSLLAGSIITETIFAWPGIGRLTIQAINARDYPLVQGCVLIIALGYVLVNFATDLLYGLIDPRIRYE
- the thiD gene encoding bifunctional hydroxymethylpyrimidine kinase/phosphomethylpyrimidine kinase, producing the protein MIPVALTIAGSDSGGGAGIQADLKTFTALEVFGTSVITSVTAQNTRGVTDIYDLPAYIIGRQIDAICSDLPVAAAKTGMLSNVEIIEHVAKKAVEHGIPNLVVDPVMVAKSGDSLLMPEAVRTLVERLFPLATVITPNRPEAEVLLGKRLRSMADMAEAARALKRMGPKSVLVKGGHGRGRAIDIFFDGRTVTELVSERIDQPNTHGTGCILAAATAAHLARGASLAEAVNRAKRFVTEAIRHGLAIGGGTGPADPAATIHKALHRSHVIDSLTSALERLKSARIGTLVPEVQTNLGYALPKALDRRDVAAFPGRIHRVGETVREVSPPSFGASQHVAAVILAAMGHDPSVRAAMNLRYEKRILAACRKVKLAVGAFDRSNEPPAVRRREGASLEWGTVEAIGRAGSVPDVIYDTGGHGKEPMIRVLGVSPEAVVEKVLAIQGALARKARSQKR
- the lpdA gene encoding dihydrolipoyl dehydrogenase, whose amino-acid sequence is MASYDLAIIGAGPGGYVAAIRAAQLGGRVVLIDKDELGGTCLNWGCIPTKAMIASAEVYKKIKEAAEFGIILEGEARVDMGRLIDRKDKIVATLVKGIQTLLKSRGVTYLHGQARFKSSTAIEVTAADGAAETVEAAKTIVATGSRPVSIPAFPFDGASIISSDEAVNLRELPSHLLIIGAGIVGCEFAFLYHELGCRVTMVEMMERALPFEDGETSRLIERELKKRKIALHSGTKVDKAERQEDGVVLITLAGGETVEADLVLVSIGRRPNTDGLGLEAAGVDLTGGGEIVVNERMQSSTEAIYAIGDVVGGALLAHKASAEGIVAAENAMGRNRVMNYDIVPAGIFTIPEVGVVGITEEEAEKRGLAYRVGRFPIRALGKAMCAGETVGQVKVIAEEETDQILGVHIVGDHAADLIHEAAVAMHAGMTASELGDLTHAHPTLSEAIMEAVHDVHGMAIHIPPKREA
- a CDS encoding ABC transporter substrate-binding protein → MTYTRTATRGLAIGLAVGLVVACGRSPIERKPGTIIVGVQANPTILDPRLAIDVASLHVIQLVYNRLMKKDPIGKLVCDLCTRWERPDPKSYRFHLHRGVRFHDGSELTAEDVVYTFLSVMDPALQSPRRVSYAPVESVRALDRYTVEFRLKELYAPFLQNAVMAIVPKHHAAGRPEAVLREPIGTGPFRFIKWGADEHVLLEAFGDYWEGRSRIERIIIKVIPDQMVRLLELERGGLDLLINLVPPDSLPRLERNPDLRILTRPGSSFSYIGFNLEDEVLRHRRVRQAIAHAIDRRGIILYILRGLAVPARGLLPSSHWAFEPEVHTYAYDPEEARRLLDEAGLPDPPGAEPRFTIIYKTSMNEVRRRIGEVLQAQLAEVGIRVLIKNFEWGTFYADIRRGNFQMYTLTWVGITDPDHYHYIFHSANIPPRGANRNRYRNPEIDRLLEKGRGTMEPEARRAVYSRVQKILAEDLPYVPLWHASNVAVMRKELKGFVLYANQDFSGLKGAYLDLKSSAPATAGR